A single window of Mustelus asterias unplaced genomic scaffold, sMusAst1.hap1.1 HAP1_SCAFFOLD_77, whole genome shotgun sequence DNA harbors:
- the LOC144483711 gene encoding uncharacterized protein LOC144483711 has product MEEKSTIHSGEKPYTCSVCGQGFNRSSGLSRHKRSHTRERPYKCGDCGKGFNYPVDLKNHQCTHTGERPFICPVCGKGFTQTAGLLIHQRIHSRERQFTCSECGKGFTQSSALLIHRHIHTGERPFTCSECGKGFTDFSALQRHQRVHTDRREFKYPECGKSFKTPRTLREHQYIHTGSTPFSCSHCQKGFRTSFHLVEHERIHTGERPFTCSECGKGFNRSSNLQKHQ; this is encoded by the coding sequence atggaagaaaaaagcaccattcacagtggggagaaaccatacacatgttctgtgtgtggacaaggcttcaatcgatcatctggcctgtcgagacacaagcgcagtcacaccagggagagaccgtataaatgtggagactgtgggaaaggattcaattatccagttGACCTGAAAAATCACCAAtgcactcacactggagagagaccttttatctgccctgtgtgtgggaagggattcactcagacagCTGGCCTGTtgattcaccagcgcattcacagcagggagaggcagttcacctgctccgaatgtggaaaaggatttactcagtcatcagCCCTGCTGATACATcggcacattcacacaggggagaggccattcacctgctctgagtgtgggaagggattcacagatttctctgccctgcagagacaccagcgggttcacaccgacAGGAGAGAGTTTAAATaccctgagtgtggaaagagttttAAAACTCCACGCACACTGCGGGAGCACCAGTACATTCACACCGGTTCcacaccgttcagctgctcccactgccagAAGGGGTTCAGGACATCATTCCATCTTGTGGAAcatgagcgcattcacactggagagaggccattcacctgctctgaatgtgggaagggatttaaccgatcatccaacctgcagaaacaccaatga